A stretch of the Streptococcus oralis genome encodes the following:
- a CDS encoding PTS system mannose/fructose/sorbose family transporter subunit IID, which translates to MAEKIQLSKSDRQKVWWRSQFLQGSWNYERMQNLGWAYSLIPAIKKLYTKKEDQAAALERHLEFFNTHPYVAAPIMGVTLALEEERANGVEIDDAAIQGVKIGMMGPLAGIGDPVFWFTVRPILGALGASLAASGNIVGPLLFFFGWNAIRMAFLWYTQEFGYKAGSEITKDMSGGILKDITKGASILGMFILAVLVQRWVSINFTVNLPGKQLAEGAYINFPEGAVTGGELKGILGQALSGLSLDSVQPQTLQGQLNSLIPGLMGLLLTFLCMWLLKKKVSPIAIILALFAVGIAARFFGIM; encoded by the coding sequence ATGGCTGAAAAAATTCAATTATCAAAATCAGATCGTCAAAAAGTTTGGTGGCGTTCACAATTCCTTCAAGGTTCTTGGAACTACGAACGTATGCAAAACTTGGGTTGGGCTTACTCATTAATCCCAGCTATCAAAAAATTGTACACTAAAAAAGAAGACCAAGCGGCTGCTCTTGAGCGTCACCTTGAGTTCTTCAACACTCACCCATACGTAGCTGCTCCAATCATGGGGGTTACTCTTGCACTTGAAGAAGAGCGTGCTAACGGTGTTGAAATCGACGACGCGGCTATCCAAGGGGTTAAAATCGGTATGATGGGACCTCTTGCTGGTATCGGTGACCCAGTATTCTGGTTTACAGTTCGTCCTATCCTTGGAGCCCTTGGTGCATCACTTGCTGCATCTGGTAACATTGTTGGTCCCCTTCTCTTCTTCTTTGGATGGAATGCTATCCGTATGGCCTTCCTATGGTACACACAAGAGTTCGGTTACAAAGCTGGATCTGAAATCACTAAAGACATGTCTGGTGGTATCTTGAAAGACATCACCAAAGGAGCATCTATCCTTGGTATGTTCATCCTTGCCGTTCTTGTACAACGTTGGGTATCTATCAACTTTACTGTTAACCTTCCAGGTAAACAACTGGCAGAAGGTGCTTATATCAACTTCCCAGAAGGCGCTGTAACAGGTGGAGAATTGAAGGGAATCCTTGGTCAAGCACTCAGCGGATTGAGCTTGGATAGTGTTCAACCACAAACTCTTCAAGGTCAGTTGAACTCATTGATTCCAGGATTGATGGGACTTCTCCTTACTTTCCTTTGCATGTGGTTGCTTAAGAAAAAAGTATCACCAATCGCAATCATCCTTGCTCTCTTTGCAGTAGGTATTGCAGCTCGTTTCTTCGGTATCATGTAA
- a CDS encoding Cof-type HAD-IIB family hydrolase → MTNKIIAVDLDGTLLNSESKLSDFTKETIKKISEKGHHVIITTGRPYRMAKDFYRELELHTPMINFNGSLTHLPGQAWEHEKCLTLDKKYLLDMVKRTEDIQADFIAGEYRKKFYITTPNEEIADPKLFGVENFRPENQFKPERVTKDPNCILLQTRAEDKYALADEMNRFYQHQLAINTWGGPLNILECTPKGVNKAFALEYLLNVMNRDKKDLIAFGDEHNDTEMLAFAGKGYAMKNANPALLPYADEQLPLTNEEDGVAHALQNLFL, encoded by the coding sequence ATGACTAACAAAATTATCGCAGTCGATTTGGACGGAACCCTGCTGAATAGTGAAAGCAAGCTCTCCGATTTCACCAAAGAGACGATCAAAAAAATTTCAGAAAAAGGACACCATGTTATCATCACGACGGGACGTCCGTATCGTATGGCAAAAGATTTCTACCGTGAGCTAGAATTGCATACTCCCATGATTAACTTTAATGGTTCTCTTACCCATCTACCAGGACAGGCTTGGGAGCATGAAAAGTGCTTGACCTTGGACAAAAAATATCTCCTAGACATGGTCAAGCGCACGGAGGACATCCAGGCTGATTTTATTGCAGGAGAATATCGAAAAAAATTCTACATCACGACTCCGAATGAGGAAATTGCAGACCCTAAACTATTTGGCGTAGAGAACTTCCGGCCGGAAAATCAATTCAAACCTGAACGAGTAACCAAAGATCCCAACTGCATCCTTTTGCAAACAAGGGCTGAAGACAAATACGCTTTAGCGGACGAAATGAATCGTTTTTATCAGCACCAACTAGCTATCAATACCTGGGGCGGGCCCCTCAACATCCTCGAGTGTACTCCCAAGGGTGTAAACAAGGCCTTTGCTCTAGAGTACTTGCTCAATGTGATGAATCGTGATAAAAAAGACTTAATCGCCTTTGGTGATGAGCATAATGACACTGAAATGTTGGCATTTGCAGGCAAAGGATATGCTATGAAAAACGCCAATCCTGCTCTTCTTCCATATGCGGACGAACAACTTCCTCTGACCAACGAAGAAGATGGAGTTGCCCACGCTTTACAAAATTTATTCCTATAA
- the folE gene encoding GTP cyclohydrolase I FolE translates to MDTQKIETAVKMIIEAVGEDANREGLQETPARVARMYQEIFSGLGQTAEEHLSKSFEIIDDNMVVEKDIFFHTMCEHHFLPFYGRAHIAYIPDGRVAGLSKLARTVEVYSKKPQIQERLNIEVADALMDYLGAKGAFVVIEAEHMCMSMRGVRKPGTATLTTVARGLFETDKDLRDQAYRLMGL, encoded by the coding sequence ATGGATACACAAAAGATTGAAACGGCTGTAAAAATGATTATCGAAGCTGTTGGTGAGGACGCTAACCGCGAGGGCTTGCAGGAAACACCTGCTCGTGTAGCCCGTATGTACCAAGAAATTTTTTCAGGTCTTGGCCAAACTGCTGAGGAACACCTGTCAAAATCCTTTGAGATTATTGATGATAATATGGTAGTGGAAAAGGATATTTTTTTCCATACTATGTGTGAGCACCACTTCTTGCCCTTTTATGGGAGAGCGCACATTGCCTACATTCCAGATGGACGTGTAGCAGGCTTGTCCAAACTTGCCCGTACGGTTGAAGTTTATTCTAAAAAACCACAAATTCAAGAGCGTTTGAATATTGAGGTGGCCGATGCCTTGATGGACTATCTGGGGGCTAAGGGAGCCTTTGTTGTCATTGAGGCCGAGCATATGTGTATGAGCATGCGTGGTGTCAGAAAACCAGGAACGGCAACCTTGACGACAGTAGCTCGTGGTCTATTTGAAACAGATAAGGACCTAAGAGATCAGGCTTATCGTTTAATGGGACTATAA
- a CDS encoding bifunctional folylpolyglutamate synthase/dihydrofolate synthase, whose product MNEIQNNQWIAHYRTDQPHFGLERMVELLALRGNPHLKLKVIHIGGTNGKGSTIAFLKKMLEKLGLRVGVFSSPYLIHYTDQISINGESIPEARLEALMAVYRSLLEGERSVALQGTTEFEIITALAYDYFATEKVDVGIMEVGMGGLLDSTNVCQPILTGITTIGLDHVALLGDTLEAIAEQKAGIIKQGIPLVTGHIVPEALAEIDSIAEDKNASRLAYGKDYQISHQKSVVTGEIFDYISSVRQGRFQTGLLGLHQVENAGMALALLDTYCQETGRELASNDLVAQALKETRWPGRLEVVSSDPLMILDGAHNPHAIKALLATLQERFEDYHKEILFTCIKTKALEDMLDLLGEMPDTELTLTHFDDSRATDESVLKETAKSRNLNYQSWQDFLEQKLTDKNEEKETVRIVTGSLYFLSQVRAYLMERKNENGYTKD is encoded by the coding sequence ATGAACGAAATTCAAAACAATCAGTGGATTGCCCACTATCGAACAGACCAACCGCATTTTGGTTTGGAGAGAATGGTGGAACTCTTGGCACTGAGAGGCAATCCCCATCTCAAACTCAAGGTCATCCATATTGGAGGAACCAATGGCAAGGGCTCGACCATTGCTTTTTTGAAAAAGATGCTGGAAAAGCTAGGTCTAAGAGTTGGGGTGTTCAGCTCGCCCTATCTCATTCATTACACGGATCAGATTAGCATCAATGGGGAATCCATCCCAGAAGCGAGGCTGGAGGCCCTCATGGCAGTTTATCGCTCTTTGCTTGAGGGGGAGAGGAGCGTTGCATTACAAGGAACAACCGAGTTTGAGATTATCACTGCACTAGCTTATGATTATTTTGCCACTGAAAAAGTTGATGTGGGCATCATGGAAGTCGGCATGGGTGGACTTCTGGATAGCACCAATGTCTGCCAGCCAATTTTAACAGGAATTACGACCATTGGACTGGATCATGTAGCCCTACTTGGTGACACCTTGGAAGCCATAGCAGAGCAGAAGGCTGGTATTATCAAACAAGGCATTCCATTAGTGACAGGTCATATTGTTCCTGAAGCCTTGGCTGAGATTGACTCCATTGCAGAAGATAAAAATGCATCGAGACTTGCCTATGGGAAAGATTATCAGATCAGTCACCAAAAGAGTGTTGTGACAGGCGAAATCTTTGACTATATTAGTTCTGTCAGACAAGGTCGCTTTCAAACAGGCCTGCTTGGCTTGCACCAGGTAGAAAATGCGGGGATGGCGCTTGCTCTCTTAGACACTTATTGTCAGGAGACTGGGCGAGAATTAGCAAGTAATGACTTGGTTGCTCAAGCTTTGAAAGAGACCAGATGGCCAGGGCGTTTGGAGGTCGTGTCTAGCGACCCCTTGATGATTTTGGATGGGGCCCACAATCCCCATGCTATCAAGGCTTTACTAGCAACCTTACAAGAACGCTTTGAGGATTATCATAAGGAAATCCTCTTTACCTGCATCAAAACCAAGGCTTTGGAGGATATGCTGGACTTGCTAGGGGAAATGCCAGATACCGAGCTTACCCTTACACATTTTGACGATAGTCGGGCGACTGATGAAAGCGTGCTGAAAGAGACAGCCAAGTCTAGAAATCTCAATTACCAAAGTTGGCAGGATTTTCTAGAGCAGAAATTGACAGATAAAAATGAAGAGAAAGAAACAGTTAGGATTGTCACAGGTTCCTTGTATTTCTTGAGCCAAGTGAGAGCCTATCTGATGGAGAGGAAGAACGAGAATGGATACACAAAAGATTGA
- the folP gene encoding dihydropteroate synthase: MVKNLEGVTDMSSKANHAKTAICGIINVTPDSFSDGGQFFALEQALQQARKLIAEGASMLDIGGESTRPGSSYVEIEEEIQRVVPVIKAIREESDVLISIDTWKSQVAEAALAAGANLVNDITGLMGDEKMADVVAKAGAKVVIMFNPVMARPQHPSSLIFPHFGFGQSFTEEELADFEKMPIEDLMEAFFERALARANQAGIARENILLDPGIGFGLTKKENLLLLRDLDKLHQKGYPIFLGVSRKRFVINILEGNGFEVNPETELGFRNRDTASAHVTSIAARQGVEVVRVHDVASHRMAVEIASAIRLADDAENLDLKQYK; encoded by the coding sequence ATGGTGAAAAACCTTGAGGGAGTGACCGATATGTCAAGTAAAGCTAATCATGCAAAGACAGCTATTTGCGGAATTATCAATGTAACACCAGATTCTTTTTCAGATGGTGGGCAGTTTTTTGCTCTTGAGCAGGCACTCCAGCAAGCCCGTAAATTGATAGCAGAAGGAGCGAGCATGCTAGATATCGGTGGAGAATCGACTCGGCCGGGCAGTAGCTATGTTGAGATAGAAGAGGAAATCCAGCGTGTTGTTCCAGTGATTAAAGCTATCCGTGAGGAAAGTGATGTTCTCATTTCCATCGATACTTGGAAAAGTCAGGTGGCAGAGGCTGCTTTGGCTGCTGGTGCCAATCTGGTAAATGACATTACGGGTCTCATGGGAGATGAGAAAATGGCGGATGTGGTTGCTAAGGCTGGTGCGAAAGTAGTCATCATGTTTAATCCAGTCATGGCTCGACCTCAGCACCCTAGTTCGCTCATATTTCCTCATTTTGGTTTTGGGCAATCTTTTACAGAGGAAGAGTTAGCTGACTTTGAAAAAATGCCAATTGAAGACTTGATGGAGGCTTTCTTTGAACGAGCACTAGCGAGAGCCAATCAAGCTGGGATAGCAAGAGAAAACATTTTGCTGGATCCAGGAATTGGCTTTGGTCTGACTAAGAAAGAAAATCTACTCCTTCTACGGGATCTGGATAAACTCCATCAGAAAGGCTATCCGATCTTTCTTGGAGTTTCGCGCAAGCGGTTTGTCATTAATATCCTGGAGGGCAATGGTTTTGAAGTTAATCCTGAGACCGAACTTGGTTTCCGCAATCGGGACACAGCTTCGGCTCATGTAACCAGTATCGCTGCGAGACAGGGTGTGGAAGTGGTGCGCGTGCATGATGTTGCCAGTCACAGGATGGCAGTTGAAATTGCCTCTGCTATCCGTTTGGCAGATGATGCAGAAAATCTAGATTTAAAACAATATAAGTAA
- the folK gene encoding 2-amino-4-hydroxy-6-hydroxymethyldihydropteridine diphosphokinase, translating into MDQLQIKDLEIFAYHGLFPSEKELGQKFVISASLSYDMTKAATELDLTASVHYGELCQQWTTWFQESTEDLIETVAYKLVERTFETYPLVQEIELELKKPWAPVHLPLDTCSVTIHRRKQRAFIALGSNMGDKQANLEQAIDKLRARGIHILKESSILATEPWGGVEQDSFVNQVIEVETWLPAPVLLETLLAIESEMGRVREVHWGPRLIDLDLLFVEDQIIYTDELILPHPYIAERLFVLEPLVEIAPHFIHPILKQPIRYLVDQLGQGNA; encoded by the coding sequence ATGGATCAACTGCAGATTAAAGATTTGGAAATTTTTGCCTATCATGGTCTTTTTCCTAGTGAGAAAGAATTAGGGCAGAAGTTTGTTATTTCCGCAAGCTTATCCTATGATATGACCAAGGCGGCTACAGAATTGGATTTGACAGCTTCTGTCCATTACGGAGAATTGTGTCAGCAGTGGACGACTTGGTTTCAGGAAAGCACTGAGGATTTGATTGAAACGGTAGCCTACAAACTAGTTGAACGTACCTTTGAGACTTATCCTCTTGTCCAAGAGATTGAGTTGGAACTAAAAAAACCGTGGGCGCCAGTGCATTTACCATTGGATACCTGCTCGGTGACCATTCACCGTCGTAAGCAGCGGGCCTTTATCGCTCTAGGAAGTAATATGGGAGATAAGCAAGCAAACTTGGAACAAGCTATTGACAAACTGCGAGCTCGAGGTATCCATATTCTCAAAGAGTCCAGTATCTTGGCGACGGAGCCTTGGGGTGGTGTGGAACAGGATAGCTTTGTCAATCAGGTGATTGAAGTAGAAACCTGGCTACCAGCACCAGTCTTGTTAGAAACATTATTAGCCATTGAGTCAGAAATGGGACGGGTGAGAGAAGTGCATTGGGGGCCTCGTTTGATTGATTTGGACCTACTCTTTGTGGAGGACCAGATCATTTACACAGACGAACTCATCTTGCCTCATCCTTATATAGCAGAACGCCTCTTTGTTCTTGAGCCGTTAGTGGAAATAGCTCCCCATTTTATCCATCCGATCCTAAAGCAACCAATTCGATACTTGGTTGACCAGTTGGGGCAAGGAAATGCCTAA
- a CDS encoding CPBP family intramembrane glutamic endopeptidase, producing the protein MKDKTVWQEVLNRGKWVLILLVAFVLSQFPIGLALFLANKQFPILQSGLLVGALSIVVLIVFIIGARKTQLATFNLSFFKAKDLARLVLSYLVIFATNLLGSLLLRLTNEGTTSNQSILNGLVQNSSLISTFFLLVLIAPICEEILCRGIIPKKIFRGKEKLGFIVGAIVFALLHMPTNLPSVIIYGGMSTVLTWTAYKTERLEMSILLHMILNGIAFCLLALLVLISRNLGLSF; encoded by the coding sequence ATGAAAGATAAGACGGTTTGGCAAGAGGTTTTAAACAGAGGGAAATGGGTGCTCATCCTTTTGGTAGCTTTTGTTCTATCTCAATTTCCCATAGGACTTGCTTTGTTTTTAGCAAACAAACAGTTTCCGATTTTACAGTCAGGGCTCTTAGTTGGTGCCCTATCCATAGTCGTTTTGATTGTATTCATTATTGGTGCACGAAAAACACAACTTGCTACTTTTAATCTATCCTTTTTTAAGGCAAAAGACTTGGCTCGCTTGGTACTGAGTTATCTGGTGATTTTTGCGACAAATCTCTTGGGTTCACTCCTGCTTCGACTAACAAATGAGGGAACAACCAGTAACCAATCAATACTGAATGGTTTGGTTCAGAATAGTTCCTTGATTTCAACTTTCTTCCTACTAGTCTTGATTGCGCCGATTTGTGAGGAAATTTTGTGTCGTGGGATTATTCCAAAAAAGATCTTCCGCGGAAAAGAAAAACTAGGTTTTATTGTTGGTGCAATCGTCTTTGCCTTGCTTCATATGCCAACCAATTTACCTTCTGTGATTATTTATGGAGGAATGTCAACGGTTTTGACTTGGACAGCCTATAAGACTGAGCGTTTGGAGATGTCCATTTTGCTTCATATGATTCTCAATGGTATTGCATTTTGTTTGTTGGCATTATTGGTATTGATTAGTAGAAATCTAGGTCTATCATTCTAA
- a CDS encoding PTS mannose/fructose/sorbose transporter subunit IIC: protein MSDISIISAILVVVVAFLAGLEGILDQFQFHQPIVACTLIGLATGNLEAGVMLGGSLQMIALGWANIGAAVAPDAALASVAAAIILIKGGNFTTDGIAVATATAIPLAVAGLFLTMIVRTISVALVHSADAAAKGGNFAAVERAHFVALLLQGLRIAIPAAFLIAIPASAVQDALGLMPDWLNGGMAVGGAMVVAVGYAMVINMMATREVWPFFAIGFALAAISQLTLIALGVIGVALAFIYLNLTKQGGNGGGGAATSNDPIGDILEDY, encoded by the coding sequence ATGTCAGATATTTCAATCATTTCTGCTATCTTGGTTGTAGTTGTTGCCTTCCTTGCAGGTCTTGAAGGTATCCTCGACCAATTCCAATTCCATCAACCAATCGTCGCATGTACCCTTATCGGACTTGCAACTGGTAACCTCGAAGCAGGTGTTATGCTTGGTGGATCTCTTCAAATGATCGCCCTTGGTTGGGCAAACATCGGAGCTGCCGTAGCTCCTGACGCTGCTCTTGCATCTGTTGCCGCAGCGATTATCTTGATCAAAGGTGGTAACTTTACTACTGATGGTATCGCCGTTGCAACAGCAACAGCTATCCCTCTTGCCGTAGCTGGACTTTTCTTGACTATGATTGTTCGTACAATCTCAGTTGCCTTGGTTCACTCAGCTGATGCTGCCGCTAAAGGCGGAAACTTTGCTGCTGTTGAGCGTGCTCACTTTGTTGCACTTCTTCTTCAAGGTCTTCGTATTGCAATCCCTGCTGCCTTCCTTATCGCTATCCCAGCTTCTGCTGTTCAAGACGCTCTTGGTTTGATGCCAGACTGGTTGAACGGTGGTATGGCTGTCGGTGGTGCTATGGTCGTTGCCGTTGGTTACGCTATGGTTATCAACATGATGGCAACTCGTGAAGTATGGCCATTCTTCGCTATCGGTTTTGCTCTTGCAGCAATCTCTCAATTGACTTTGATTGCCCTTGGTGTCATCGGTGTTGCCCTTGCCTTCATCTACCTTAACCTTACAAAACAAGGTGGAAACGGTGGCGGCGGAGCTGCGACTTCTAACGACCCAATCGGTGATATCCTAGAAGACTACTAG
- a CDS encoding PTS sugar transporter subunit IIB has translation MSIGIIIASHGEFAAGIHQSGSMIFGEQEKVQVVTFMPNEGPDDLYAKFNNAVAAFDAEDEVLVLADLWSGSPFNQASRVMGENPERKFAIITGLNLPMLIQAYTERLMDANAGVDKVAANIIKEAKDGIKALPEELNPVEEVATAAAAPVAQAAIPEGTVIGDGKLKINLARLDTRLLHGQVATAWTPDSKSDRIIVASDNVANDDLRKELIKQAAPNGVKANVVPIQKLIDVAKDPRFGDTHALILFETPQDALRAIEGGVPIKTLNVGSMAHSTGKTMINNVLSMDKEDVATFEKMRDLGVEFDVRKVPNDTKKDLFDLIKKANVQ, from the coding sequence ATGAGTATCGGAATCATTATTGCGAGCCACGGCGAATTTGCTGCGGGTATTCATCAGTCAGGATCTATGATCTTTGGTGAACAAGAAAAGGTTCAAGTTGTAACCTTTATGCCAAATGAAGGTCCAGATGACCTTTACGCTAAATTCAACAACGCTGTGGCTGCATTTGACGCAGAAGATGAGGTTCTAGTATTGGCTGACCTTTGGAGTGGATCTCCATTCAACCAAGCTAGCCGCGTAATGGGAGAAAATCCAGAACGTAAGTTTGCCATCATCACAGGACTAAACTTGCCGATGTTGATCCAAGCCTACACAGAGCGCCTTATGGACGCGAATGCAGGTGTGGATAAAGTCGCTGCGAATATCATTAAAGAAGCCAAAGATGGCATCAAGGCTCTTCCAGAAGAGCTTAACCCAGTTGAGGAAGTTGCAACTGCTGCAGCTGCTCCAGTTGCCCAAGCTGCTATTCCAGAAGGAACAGTTATCGGTGACGGTAAACTGAAAATCAACCTTGCTCGTCTAGACACTCGTCTCCTTCACGGTCAGGTTGCCACTGCTTGGACTCCAGATTCAAAATCAGATCGTATCATCGTTGCTTCAGACAACGTTGCAAACGACGATTTGCGTAAAGAATTGATCAAACAAGCAGCTCCAAACGGAGTAAAAGCTAACGTTGTCCCAATCCAGAAATTGATCGACGTTGCAAAAGACCCACGTTTCGGTGACACTCATGCCCTTATCTTGTTTGAAACACCACAAGATGCACTTCGTGCAATCGAAGGTGGCGTGCCAATCAAGACTCTTAACGTTGGTTCTATGGCTCACTCAACAGGTAAAACAATGATCAACAACGTTTTGTCTATGGACAAAGAAGACGTTGCAACCTTTGAAAAAATGCGTGACCTCGGTGTTGAATTTGACGTACGTAAAGTACCAAACGACACGAAAAAAGATTTGTTTGACTTGATTAAAAAAGCAAACGTTCAATAA
- a CDS encoding NCS2 family permease, with the protein MDKLFKLKEHGTDVRTEVLAGLTTFFAMSYILFVNPQMLSQTGMPVQGVFLATIIGSVVGTLMMAFYANLPYAQAPGMGLNAFFTFTVVFGMGYTWKEALGMVFICGIISLIITLTNVRKMIIESIPTTLRSAISAGIGVFLAYVGIKNAGLLKFSIDPGTYTVAGEGADKAQAALTANSAAVPGLVDFNTPAVLVALAGLAITIFFVVKGIKGGIILSILTTTVLAIAVGVVKLSGIDFASNNLSSAVNDLGTLFGAALGSEGLGSLISNTSRLPETLMAILAFSLTDIFDTIGTLIGTGEKVGIVATSGENHESAKLDKALYSDLVATSVGAIAGTSNVTTYVESAAGIGAGGRTGLTALVVAICFALSSFFSPLLAIVPTAATAPILIIVGIMMLSNLKNIPWDDMAEAVPAFFTSIFMGFSYSITQGIAVGFLTYTLTKVVKGQAKDVHVMIWILDALFILNYISMAL; encoded by the coding sequence ATGGACAAACTATTTAAACTAAAAGAGCACGGGACAGATGTCCGTACAGAGGTGCTTGCTGGTTTAACAACATTCTTTGCAATGAGCTATATTCTCTTTGTAAACCCTCAAATGCTTTCCCAAACGGGTATGCCTGTTCAAGGTGTGTTCTTGGCAACGATTATCGGTTCTGTAGTCGGTACCTTGATGATGGCTTTCTATGCTAATTTGCCGTACGCACAAGCACCAGGTATGGGACTAAATGCCTTCTTCACATTTACAGTTGTATTTGGGATGGGCTATACTTGGAAAGAAGCTCTTGGTATGGTCTTCATTTGTGGAATTATTTCACTGATTATTACCTTGACAAATGTTCGTAAAATGATCATCGAATCTATTCCAACAACACTTCGTTCAGCTATTTCGGCTGGTATTGGTGTTTTCCTTGCCTATGTTGGGATTAAGAATGCTGGTCTCTTGAAATTCTCAATCGATCCAGGTACTTATACTGTAGCAGGTGAAGGAGCAGACAAGGCTCAAGCTGCACTTACTGCAAACTCAGCAGCCGTTCCAGGCTTGGTGGACTTCAATACTCCAGCCGTATTGGTGGCTCTTGCAGGTCTGGCTATTACCATCTTCTTTGTTGTTAAAGGTATCAAGGGTGGAATCATTCTTTCTATTTTAACAACGACTGTCCTTGCCATTGCTGTTGGTGTTGTCAAATTATCAGGGATCGACTTTGCTAGCAACAATCTTTCATCAGCGGTTAATGATTTAGGAACTTTGTTTGGTGCTGCTCTTGGTTCAGAAGGTTTAGGATCTTTGATTTCAAACACTTCGCGTTTACCAGAAACCTTGATGGCTATTCTTGCCTTCTCACTAACGGATATTTTTGATACAATCGGTACTCTTATCGGTACTGGTGAAAAAGTTGGTATCGTTGCGACAAGTGGGGAAAACCATGAGTCCGCTAAATTGGACAAGGCTCTTTACTCTGACTTGGTGGCAACTTCAGTAGGTGCCATTGCAGGTACTTCAAACGTTACGACCTATGTTGAGTCTGCGGCGGGTATCGGCGCTGGTGGCCGTACTGGGTTGACAGCCCTAGTGGTTGCGATCTGTTTTGCTCTATCTAGCTTCTTTAGCCCACTTCTAGCGATTGTTCCGACAGCTGCAACAGCACCAATTTTGATCATCGTCGGAATCATGATGCTTTCTAACTTGAAAAATATCCCTTGGGATGATATGGCTGAAGCGGTTCCTGCCTTCTTCACATCTATCTTTATGGGATTTAGCTACTCTATCACACAAGGTATTGCTGTTGGTTTCTTGACATACACCTTGACAAAAGTTGTCAAAGGTCAAGCCAAGGATGTGCACGTAATGATTTGGATTTTGGATGCCTTGTTTATCCTTAACTATATCAGTATGGCGCTATAA